A single window of Streptomyces griseoviridis DNA harbors:
- a CDS encoding type I polyketide synthase, with the protein MATPAATGGPAARPEPVAVVGMEVLLPGAPDLATYWQNIVSGADAISEVPADRWDPLFYRPADPSGPPPDRRSDRFYCRRGGFVDGAEFDPTRFGIMPNSVPATEPDQLIALDVAHRSLADAGGESVLPDRRERAGIVLGRGGYLTPGLVRLDQRVRTANQLVHTLRELAPQLDEAQLEAVRAGFCDRLGPEEPESAIGLVPNLVASRVANRLDLRGPAYTVDAACASSLVAVDHAVRELTSRRCDVMLAGGVHHCHDLTLWSVFTQLGALSPSERIRPLHRDADGVLIGEGTGVVVLKRLADAQRDGDRVYAVIRGTGVAGDGRTASLFNPDPGGQIRAVRQAWEAAGLDPRAADALQLLEAHGTATAAGDRAELTTVAEVFGPATGHRAVIGSVKSQIGHTMPAAGVAGLIKAALALHHGTLPPTLHCDDPNPALEATRFTTLSAARPWDEIAGGAPRRAAVNAFGFGGINAHVVLEQPAAAPARRPRVSVGEPERVLRLAAATPGELAALLDADDGAVLAASLPETGAPGAGPVRLGIVDPTARRLGLARKAVAKGEPWRGRSDVWFTPRPVLGPAGGRTAFVFPGLEAEFTPRVDELAARLGLEWSHGPAAEVGDVGRHGAAVFQLGRLLDTALRRLDVRPDAVAGHSVGEWTAMAAAGVHAPEEVDAFLAGFDPDALRVPGVAFAVVGTAADRVLRRLDGRANVVLSHDNSPGQSMICGPEDAVAELVDGFRAEGVIAQVLPFRSGFHTPMLAPYLGPIRDAAERYGLHPPHTPVWSATVAAPFPADPDAVRELFVRHLLEPVRFRALVLEMYRAGFRAFLTLGAGQLGSLIDDTLTGRDRLVVPAHVGSRDSLAQLRRVATALWTEGAEPDVGPLDPPAAKASSGARRTRAAGRAPVRLDLGGALVSLPATDHGLLAPRRTLATAGGRTTGAEPVAVPSAGRAGWATASGPDRGGRHARAVPAAGHSVRAVPAGDHAPRAVPMGDHAARAVPAADHAPRAVPTAARAGAAVPSADRAPGAARPAVPVALTDVRAGVRVEPRDRPGTSAPVGTLSTGGTGGTGGTGGAGGAGGAGGIVSARDARGTAGSTGTLSTGGVVDSASVGGTGGTSGSAGTLSAGGAGGSAGAGGTVSTGSARNARDARNARDARDARGTVSTGGTLRTSDTDGTLSTSQAGGPIGRLGLAGGRGSVAAEFSALLTDTAAVAEELLAAIRAHPAPRAFAPRPAVAAPRRAPAGTAGPDRPLGGDGLAPVPDVLRVDVERMPYLLDHCFFRQRPGWPDQADRWPIVPATTVIDHLTRIAEQALPGRRTVAVHQVRLQRWIEAMPASDVPVAVRRLGADRVEVTLTGFAGAVVQLAPETASAPPPALWPVDPAAERTPGLTAEQLYSERWMFHGPAFQGVTELTAIGDHHVRGVLTAPGPPGALLDNVGQLLGYWIMSSLTERTTVFPVGMARIDYFGPEPAAGTALDCHIRVREVTPTTLTADMQLVHAGRVWAQCTGWTDRRFDTDPGIRLVDRFPGRHTLSEARAEGWSVVHERWPDLATRDLIMRNMLGGAERERHAALPPTRRRRHLLGRIAAKDAVRRLLWAEGADEVYPAEIALHNDDSGRPVVTGVHGRDLGEGLTVSLAHCAEAAVALARRGPCGIDLEEVTARPAGTVDAACGPEERALLARTVAAGDESEALWFTRFWAAKEAVAKERGTGLGGRPGDFRVTAARQDLLRVEHAGSAWEVRCGQVAAPAGLPERMYVVAWTTGGAEPVSQESRHDH; encoded by the coding sequence ATGGCCACCCCCGCGGCCACCGGCGGACCCGCGGCCCGGCCGGAACCGGTCGCCGTCGTCGGCATGGAGGTGCTGCTGCCCGGCGCCCCCGATCTGGCCACGTACTGGCAGAACATCGTCAGCGGCGCGGACGCGATCTCCGAGGTGCCCGCCGACCGCTGGGACCCGCTCTTCTACCGGCCCGCCGACCCGTCGGGGCCGCCCCCCGACCGCCGCAGCGACCGCTTCTACTGCCGTCGCGGCGGGTTCGTGGACGGCGCCGAGTTCGATCCGACCCGCTTCGGGATCATGCCGAACTCGGTGCCCGCCACCGAACCCGACCAGCTCATCGCGCTCGACGTGGCGCACCGCTCGCTGGCCGACGCGGGCGGCGAGTCGGTCCTGCCCGACCGGCGTGAACGCGCCGGTATCGTGCTCGGCAGGGGCGGCTACCTCACGCCGGGCCTGGTCCGGCTCGACCAGCGGGTGCGCACCGCCAACCAGCTCGTGCACACCCTGCGCGAGCTGGCCCCGCAGCTCGACGAGGCCCAACTGGAGGCGGTCCGCGCCGGGTTCTGCGACCGGCTCGGACCCGAGGAGCCGGAGTCCGCGATCGGCCTGGTGCCCAACCTGGTCGCCTCCCGGGTCGCCAACCGGCTCGATCTGCGCGGCCCCGCCTACACCGTGGACGCCGCCTGCGCGTCCTCTCTCGTCGCGGTGGACCACGCGGTGCGCGAACTCACCTCACGGCGCTGCGACGTGATGCTGGCGGGCGGTGTCCACCACTGCCACGACCTCACCCTGTGGAGCGTCTTCACGCAGCTCGGCGCGCTCTCCCCGAGCGAGCGCATCCGCCCGCTGCACCGGGACGCGGACGGCGTCCTGATCGGCGAGGGCACCGGCGTCGTCGTCCTCAAGCGGCTCGCGGACGCCCAGCGCGACGGGGACCGCGTCTACGCGGTGATCCGCGGCACCGGGGTGGCGGGCGACGGGCGCACCGCGAGCCTCTTCAACCCCGACCCTGGCGGCCAGATCCGGGCCGTCCGGCAGGCGTGGGAGGCGGCGGGGCTCGACCCGCGGGCCGCCGACGCGCTCCAGCTCCTGGAGGCGCACGGCACCGCGACCGCCGCCGGCGACCGGGCCGAACTCACCACCGTGGCCGAGGTATTCGGGCCAGCGACCGGCCACCGCGCGGTCATCGGGTCGGTCAAGTCGCAGATCGGGCACACCATGCCGGCCGCCGGCGTGGCGGGTCTGATCAAGGCGGCGCTGGCCCTGCACCACGGGACGCTGCCGCCGACCCTGCACTGCGACGACCCCAACCCGGCCCTCGAAGCGACCCGGTTCACCACCCTGTCCGCCGCCCGCCCCTGGGACGAGATCGCGGGCGGCGCCCCGCGCCGGGCCGCCGTCAACGCCTTCGGCTTCGGCGGCATCAACGCCCATGTCGTCCTCGAACAGCCCGCCGCGGCACCGGCGCGGCGGCCGCGGGTGAGCGTCGGCGAGCCGGAGCGGGTGCTGCGGCTGGCCGCCGCGACCCCCGGGGAGCTGGCCGCCCTGCTCGACGCGGACGACGGCGCGGTGCTCGCCGCGAGCCTGCCCGAGACCGGGGCGCCCGGCGCGGGCCCGGTGCGGCTCGGCATCGTCGACCCCACCGCGCGCCGCCTGGGACTGGCCCGCAAGGCGGTCGCCAAGGGCGAGCCGTGGCGCGGCCGCAGCGACGTGTGGTTCACCCCGCGTCCGGTCCTCGGCCCGGCGGGTGGCCGCACCGCCTTCGTCTTCCCCGGCCTGGAGGCCGAGTTCACCCCCAGGGTCGACGAACTCGCCGCCCGGCTCGGCCTGGAGTGGTCCCACGGCCCGGCCGCCGAGGTCGGTGACGTCGGCCGGCACGGCGCCGCCGTCTTCCAGTTGGGCCGGCTCCTCGACACCGCGCTGCGCCGCCTGGACGTGCGGCCCGACGCCGTCGCCGGCCACAGCGTGGGCGAGTGGACGGCGATGGCGGCGGCCGGGGTGCACGCGCCCGAGGAGGTGGACGCCTTCCTCGCCGGCTTCGACCCGGACGCGCTGCGGGTGCCCGGAGTGGCCTTCGCCGTCGTCGGCACCGCGGCCGACCGCGTCCTGCGCCGGCTCGACGGCCGTGCGAACGTCGTCCTCAGCCACGACAACTCCCCCGGCCAGTCGATGATCTGCGGCCCGGAGGACGCCGTCGCCGAGCTGGTGGACGGCTTCCGCGCCGAGGGCGTCATCGCCCAGGTGCTGCCGTTCCGCTCCGGGTTCCACACACCGATGCTCGCGCCCTACCTGGGTCCGATCCGCGACGCGGCCGAGCGGTACGGGCTGCACCCGCCGCACACCCCCGTGTGGTCCGCGACCGTCGCCGCCCCCTTCCCGGCCGACCCGGACGCGGTCCGCGAGCTGTTCGTGCGCCACCTCCTCGAACCGGTCCGCTTCCGCGCCCTCGTCCTGGAGATGTACCGGGCGGGCTTCCGGGCCTTCCTGACGCTGGGCGCGGGCCAGCTCGGCTCCCTCATCGACGACACGCTCACGGGCCGCGACCGGCTGGTGGTGCCCGCCCACGTCGGCTCACGCGACAGTCTCGCCCAACTCCGCCGGGTGGCGACCGCGCTGTGGACGGAGGGCGCGGAACCGGACGTCGGACCGCTCGATCCGCCCGCGGCGAAGGCGAGTTCGGGCGCCCGGCGGACCCGGGCCGCCGGCCGCGCGCCGGTGCGCCTCGACCTCGGTGGAGCCCTCGTCTCCCTCCCGGCCACGGACCACGGCCTTCTCGCGCCACGGCGGACGCTCGCGACAGCGGGCGGCCGGACGACGGGAGCGGAACCCGTCGCCGTCCCGAGCGCCGGCCGGGCCGGGTGGGCGACGGCATCGGGGCCCGACCGCGGCGGACGGCACGCGCGGGCGGTTCCGGCGGCGGGTCACTCCGTGCGGGCGGTTCCGGCGGGCGATCACGCCCCGCGAGCGGTTCCGATGGGCGATCACGCCGCGCGAGCGGTTCCGGCGGCGGATCACGCCCCGCGGGCCGTCCCGACAGCGGCTCGGGCCGGGGCAGCCGTCCCGTCGGCCGACCGGGCGCCGGGCGCCGCGCGGCCCGCCGTGCCGGTCGCCCTCACCGACGTCCGCGCCGGCGTCCGCGTCGAGCCGCGTGACCGGCCCGGGACATCCGCGCCGGTCGGCACGCTCAGCACGGGCGGCACGGGCGGCACGGGCGGAACAGGCGGCGCAGGCGGCGCAGGCGGCGCAGGCGGCATAGTCAGCGCACGCGACGCACGCGGCACAGCCGGCTCGACCGGCACCCTCAGCACAGGCGGCGTAGTCGACTCGGCCAGCGTGGGTGGCACGGGCGGAACAAGCGGCTCGGCCGGCACGCTCAGCGCGGGCGGCGCGGGCGGCTCGGCCGGCGCAGGCGGCACAGTCAGCACAGGCAGCGCACGCAACGCACGCGACGCACGCAACGCACGCGACGCACGCGACGCACGCGGCACAGTCAGCACAGGCGGCACCCTCCGCACAAGCGACACAGACGGCACCCTCAGCACAAGCCAAGCCGGCGGACCGATCGGCCGGCTCGGCCTAGCCGGTGGGCGGGGCTCCGTCGCCGCCGAGTTCTCCGCGCTGCTCACCGACACCGCCGCCGTCGCCGAGGAACTCCTCGCCGCGATCCGGGCACACCCCGCCCCCAGGGCCTTCGCCCCCCGTCCGGCTGTCGCGGCGCCGCGCCGGGCGCCCGCCGGCACCGCCGGTCCCGACCGCCCCCTCGGCGGGGACGGGCTCGCGCCGGTGCCCGACGTGCTGCGGGTCGACGTCGAGCGGATGCCCTACCTCCTCGACCACTGCTTCTTCCGGCAGCGGCCCGGCTGGCCCGACCAGGCCGACCGGTGGCCGATCGTGCCCGCGACCACCGTCATCGACCATCTGACCCGGATCGCCGAACAGGCCCTGCCGGGACGGCGGACGGTGGCCGTGCACCAGGTGCGGCTCCAGAGGTGGATCGAGGCCATGCCCGCCTCCGACGTGCCGGTCGCCGTGCGGCGCCTGGGAGCCGACCGGGTGGAGGTCACGCTCACCGGTTTCGCCGGCGCCGTCGTCCAGCTCGCGCCGGAGACCGCGTCCGCGCCTCCGCCCGCCCTCTGGCCGGTCGACCCGGCCGCCGAGCGGACGCCCGGACTCACCGCCGAACAGCTCTACAGCGAGCGGTGGATGTTCCACGGCCCCGCCTTCCAGGGCGTCACCGAACTCACCGCGATCGGCGACCACCACGTGCGCGGGGTGCTCACCGCGCCGGGACCGCCCGGCGCGCTCCTCGACAACGTCGGCCAGCTCCTCGGCTACTGGATCATGAGCAGCCTCACCGAGCGCACCACCGTCTTCCCGGTCGGCATGGCCAGGATCGACTACTTCGGCCCCGAGCCGGCCGCCGGTACCGCCCTCGACTGCCACATCCGCGTCCGTGAGGTCACCCCGACCACGCTCACCGCCGACATGCAGCTCGTCCACGCGGGCCGGGTCTGGGCGCAGTGCACGGGCTGGACCGACCGGCGCTTCGACACCGACCCCGGCATCCGGCTCGTGGACCGCTTCCCCGGCCGGCACACCCTGTCCGAGGCCCGCGCCGAGGGCTGGAGCGTGGTCCACGAGCGCTGGCCGGATCTCGCCACCCGCGACCTGATCATGCGCAACATGCTCGGCGGCGCCGAACGCGAACGCCACGCGGCCCTGCCGCCGACCCGCAGACGCCGTCATCTGCTCGGCCGGATCGCCGCCAAGGACGCGGTGCGCCGGCTGCTGTGGGCGGAGGGCGCCGACGAGGTCTACCCGGCCGAGATCGCGCTGCACAACGACGACAGCGGCCGTCCCGTGGTGACCGGCGTGCACGGACGGGACCTCGGCGAGGGGCTGACCGTCTCCCTCGCGCACTGCGCCGAGGCCGCCGTGGCGCTGGCCCGCCGCGGCCCCTGCGGCATCGACCTCGAAGAGGTCACCGCCAGACCCGCGGGCACCGTCGACGCGGCCTGCGGACCCGAGGAGCGCGCGCTCCTCGCCAGGACCGTCGCCGCGGGCGACGAGAGCGAAGCGTTGTGGTTCACCCGGTTCTGGGCGGCGAAGGAAGCCGTCGCGAAGGAGCGCGGCACCGGACTCGGCGGACGGCCGGGGGACTTCCGGGTCACCGCGGCCCGCCAGGACCTGCTGCGGGTGGAACACGCGGGCAGCGCCTGGGAAGTGCGCTGCGGTCAGGTGGCGGCCCCCGCGGGGCTGCCCGAACGGATGTACGTCGTCGCCTGGACCACGGGCGGCGCCGAGCCAGTCAGTCAGGAGAGCCGGCATGACCACTGA